A region of the Arachis hypogaea cultivar Tifrunner chromosome 15, arahy.Tifrunner.gnm2.J5K5, whole genome shotgun sequence genome:
CTGCTTATTTAATTGCAGAAATTTAAGCACATAATGAGGGAACTCCAAGGAGCTATAATAATTGGTTCGATGTTCCAGTCTCTCTTGGGATTTAGTGGTTTAATGTCTCTTCTACTCAGGTAACAAGAAGTTGCATGTAATATCTTGTATTCACATATCTTCTTTCTTGGGATCAAATAGATAGAAATTTGTATATTTTGTTTCTCTGCTCTTTGTGACCTTgctaaatatttcattgacatgCATGCATTAACAAAAGTATAAAACATAAACTTACATTGGTCGATGAAGTCACCATAAAAGCAATCTTTTATCAAATGTAAGCTAACCTCAATTTCTTGCAGGTTAATAAACCCAATAGTTGTTGCCCCAACTGTTGCCGCCGTAGGCTTAGCTTTCTTCAGCTATGGTTTTCCACAAGCTGGCACTTGTATAGAAATTAGCATTCCACTCATAGCACTGGTTCTGATATTCACTCTGGTGAGTCATGTACCATGTATATAAAAAGCAATCATTCTTAAAGTTACACGGAGACAACACAACCATTATTCTAAGGCTTCCCTTCATGCAATTTTGGActtattttaagtaattttaattGTGTCCAGAAACTGATATTATTTCTTTATGTCTTATTTGAAGTATCTGCGTGGAATATCTATCTTTGGGCGCCACTTGTTTCGAATTTATGCTGTAAGTATTTTTACctaacttttattttattctgtTTAACCAAGTTGTTGACTGTGGCAATCATTTTCTTTCATGTATGCTCACTCTACTTAGTTTATAAGCCCCTTTAATGAGTCTAGATAGTAGTCATTTTGAGACAATGGAGCAtgaatataaacaagaattttgtTGTTATGCTACTTCGGATATAAACACATGAAATAATGCTAAAATTAGTGATCTGGTGGTTACTTTGTATCTCAGATCCTTTGTAACCTTTAACAGTCTTACAACCATTGTGATGGAGAAAAAGAATATTACTCAACAACTCAAGCATAAATTACTTTGGTCAATATTGGTAGAGTCAATTTCTTTTGAAAGATAATCTTGAAGATTCTGATTACTTGATATTTGTTATTTATCTATGATTATATATGTAATTAAGCATAGAATATAGCTAAGTTAAAGAGGAAAAGGGGTCTAGGAGTAGAGAAATAACAAGAGTTTGtgtagttttcaaattttatttaatagttCAGAGTGCTTTTTTCCTTTTGTgaacataattttagtttttaatgtttGCAGGTTCCTCTTAGTGCAATAATAATATGGATATATGCATCCTTTTTAACAGCTGGAGGAGCATACAATTATAAAGGATGTGATCCCAACATACCAAGTTCCAATATTCTGTTGGATGCTTGTAGAAAGCATGCATATACGATGAAGCATTGCAGGACCGATGTCTCCAATGCATTGTCAACCGCAGCATGGGTCAGAATTCCTTACCCTTTACAATGGGGTGTCCCTATTTTCAGTTTTAGGACTTGCATAATCATGATCATAGTGTCACTCGTTGCTTCTGTGGATTCGGTAAGGATATTGTTTTAAGAATCAATTGTGAACAGGTGATGAAACATTGAAACTACAATTTTTACTTTGTAAATGGTTATTCATTTTGCAGGTTGGAACATATCGTACTACTTCTCTGCAAGTTAATTTAAGGTCTCCAACACCAGGAGTCGTGAGCCGAGGAATTGCATTGGAGGGTTTCTGTAGTATATTGGCTGGTATTTGGGGTTCAGGTACTGGATCAACAACTTTGACAGAAAATATGCACACAATTGATATAACAAAGGTGGGGAATCGAAGAGTAGTCGAACTTGGAGCAGCTTTCTTGATCCTGTTTTCATTTATGGGTAAGAAACAAAGTTGGTGACAAATCCATAATGTCAAAATTCTTAACACTTGATTACAAACAAgtcattctcttttattttttgctacATGTCTGAGGTGGATTTTATGACGTCGCAGTTTAAATTTTGGATTCTTAACCCTTTCATTCTATATTGATAAGTCATTTTGATTTTTCTGGTAcacttataaataaatttatctgGTTAGAAAATTGCAACGAGATGAATGTACCAAAAATGCTAAAATGACTCATCAATATGAAATAAAAGGGTATGTCTCAAAGTATGTAGTGGCAGAACAAGGAACATCGATGCTTGTTTATTTCTAAAGACGGATACATGCATACTTGTATTGGATCAAAGTTTGATTCCAGCCATATTAACTGAAAATTTAGATACATTACCACATGAATCGAAATTCCGGATACTTTCTATATACAGGTTGATTATTGTCATTGCATTGACGGAATTAAGTGCTTCCTTTCATTTCTTTGTAGGAAAAGTTGGTGCCCTTCTTGCTTCCATTCCACTGGCCTTGGCTGCTTCTATACTGTGTTTCATGTGGGCTCTTACTGTGGCATTAGGCCTGTTGACATTGCAGTATTGTCAATCAACGAGCTTCAGGAACACAGCAATAGTTGGTGTCTCATTGTTCCTTGGCATGTCCATTCCATCTTATTTTCAACAATATCAACCTGAATCTATCTTGATCCTTCCCAGTTATTTGGTTCCCTACGCAGCTGCATCGAATGGACCGTTCCATTCAGGCTTTAAACAAGTAAGTAGTCACTCACTTGGGCTGCATTGAAGGAAAGGACAATATATTTAGTGTCGATATAGTTTGTAATTGTTAATGGTTTTATTAATAGGAACATGTCATTTTCTTTCAGCTTGATTTTGCAATCAATGCACTTATGTCCATGAACATGGTGGTTACCATGTTGGTAGCATTCATACTGGACAACACTGTACCGGGCAGCCAACAAGAACGAGGGGTGTACGTGTGGTCGCGAGCCGAAGACTTCGCAGCTGATCCCTCGCTGCCATCCGAGTATTCGCTGCCTAAGAAATTTGCATGGTGTTGCTGCGGATTAAAGTGTTTGGGAGTGTAATTCTTGGTAACATTTCCTTCTGAAAAATGGTCAGTATGTCTATTAAGTTTTGTTCTCTTATACTGTTTATACATGGATATGTAATATAGCTTGAAACATTATAGTTATTGTTGTAAAATGGCATAGCTGGACTTAggcattcataattttttattacaaatatttcttttgtttttgtagtTTGGCATTTGATATTTAGACTTATGGGAAAAAAAATGTAGAGTGATTTACATTGACCTTCTATATAAGGTTAGACAACACTATATACATTATACAGGAACCTTTCatttgtaaaaatatatattaattttgtccaATGAACATTATTGGATTAACCGTAAAGAATTTGGTATTGTTGCTAATTTAAAACTGCAGATGATGTGTTATTCTTGGTATGCCAATCTTCAATTAAGGAGCGAAGGCTGTGATTAGGGGTGAGGAATGTGTGTTTAAGCCTTAAGTTTGTCATTGGTGACGTGTCATGTCCCGTTTGCAACCAGTGTTGTATTGCTTCAAGCTCGTATGAAAAGCCATCTGCCGCCACGTGTGGATTCTTCATTACATCCTGAAGTATAGGGCAAAGATAAACACTCGGTACAGCACTTGACCAATCTCTATCTGCACCACTTCCACTCCTCATTACTCTTCGCCCTTCTCTTGCTGCTATCTCATCACCCTTTCTTCTAATCTCTCTCAGCTCCTCCATCACCACTCCAATACTCAACTCTCCCCTCGACATGCACCTCATCCCTAGGCCCGCTATCTCTTTAGCTAGATCCAACGGCCATGCTCCGGCCGTCTCATCAAGAACCCCAACAAATGCTTCTCTATCCGTGTCTACTATCATCGCCTCCTCAACAAGCCCGGCCCAATTTCTTCCTGTTAAAAGGTGTAGCAAAAACACCCCCAAGGCCCGGATATCTGACTCAACGTTACACTCCTCGTCGTTGCACTCATCAAGCCCAAAGCCCGTGATCTTGGCTACATAGTTCCGGTCTAGGAGGACGTTGGATGGGGTCAAGTGACAATGGATAGCGGGCCTTGGTTTAACTGAGTTTAGAAAGCTTAGGCCCGAGCAAACTTCTGTAGCTATTCGTATTCTATCATGCCACTTTAAAGCCCGGTTTCTTCTCCTAGAAAATAGTATGTCTCGTAAGCTTCCGTTGTGCATGTATTCGAATACTACGCATTTGGGCTCGGAGCAAAAGCCCACCATAGCAATCAGATGAGGCTGCCTAATATCACCAAGAATTCTCACCTAAAAAATGCAGGAGAAATTATATTAATACGACCAAAATTAGCCATTAAAATGAGtgctaatataaaatacatattaaaatgtaaatatatgttaaaaataaaataaatcattcgTATATTTATAGTTAATGCATACCTTAGATTGAAAATCTTGgagggacaaagaagaagcaaGCATCTTGATGGCAACGGTGGAATGAGGCATGCGTCCTTTATACACATGGCTCCAATCTCCACCGGACTTGAACCTCAATCTGTCGGAAAAGTTGTCGGTGGCCAGGCGCAGCTCCTCCTCGGAGTACTCCCTGAAAGCACACGCAGCCGCCTCCTCTTGGCTCATGAGCCTTGCGGCCATTCCAATTGCGTCCTTCTGTTTGCAGAACTCGATCCTTCTGTTGAGCACGTCCCTCTGTCTCCTCAGCTCCTCTATCTCCCTCACCATCTCCGCTCTCTCCGCAATCGCTTTCTCCAGCTGCCTCTCCGCACGTGACTTGGCTATCTTGGACACGTGCACCCTCTTTGAGAGCTCGGAATGGAGCTCTGATAGTGACTTGAGcctcctcttcctctcttctaCGTCTATTCGAATCTCCTGCgtttgttctttttcttcctctACTTCCTTCTTAATTTCTTCCCTTGCGCTCACTTCTTCCTTTATTCTTGATTCAACTTCTTCAGcctaattatatatgtataattgttttcttttaatattcacttaaaatgcacaaaaatattatttacgtgtacaaataatatttttgtaaataaataaagagaagcGTTAGAATATATTTTGTgagttataattattaattagttatcaataatatttttaatggtgtgagattttatctaataataaaaaattacttatttttttttgttaattaagtactgatcaaattttaataaaaatactgacAACTTTCTCATTAATAAATATGGCATGATATTGCTTTAGCATTACCCTACTATTGCATAAACATATTGCCCATTCTGCTTTTGTGCGCCTCTCTATTTGATCCTtggcttctttcttcttcatttggATGGTcatttgagcttcattcaatttattttgtAGGATCTCAATTTTTTCTGTAGCACTCTGAGTGGGTAGCAAAGTTATTAGGCCAAtatttttgcattaaaaaaatgcaaaaaaaaaagggaggcAATATTTTCCATAAACAAATGGGCCGGGCCATGTGAAGCAAGTAAAGCAGAAAGAGAACAAAAGCATATACAACATTcaaacatataaataaaaaaacagtaTATGACTGCGCCATAAAGTCTCTATGTTTATCATTGAAGAGCCTTTTGGGTCCCAAAGGATGCATGAAAAGCTAAGCAAGGTTGTATTAAGAATTTAGGATATAAGATTGAGATTTGAAAAATAGACTACAGTTGACATTTCATGTAACCCAAACATTACTTTACAGTTTTAAAATAACAAACGGAAATGTTCccatcaatatttaatatataaaataataattagattCAAACTGAAAGATTTTTAGTAAGAAAAATGACCATTGGAATGACATGGCTTGTAGACTTTCTTTTCAatattcattattatttatttataatttaatatttgtttcTCTGTTATTAGATAGAATATACatctcatttaaaaaaaaattacacgcGCTATCCAATAATAAATGAAATATGTATCCTTCAACCTGATAAGATCAAAACAAACACAAATAATATATAATCCTTCActtaaaatatttctaccttcaccaaatataaagataaaaaatactgaacagtgaaaaaaaaaacaccaacaaTATTCCAACAACTCCACAATAAGAAACAAGGCAAAACACAACAAATCAGATAAAATATTTAGCAATTGATGATGAAGGACCacatattttttgaaagaaaaagataaaaatgtgAAATTGATTGATTACCGTATTAGAAGAAGAATTGTTCTGTTCAATAATGACGCCTGTCTCAATTGGACCAATCTGTGATGAACCATCATTTTCTTGCACACAGCTTCTCTCATCCAAATTGGAGTATGACATCAACAATTCTTGATAGTAATTATCAATTTCTCGAAGATAAAATTCCCATTGGTTCTGGGTAACTGCTGATGACTCAAGATTTTTTGAAGTTGATGCGTttgatttgttattattattattattattattattattattattattattattattatcgttgAACATTATTTTCTCAAGCCAATCTTTGAAGGTTACCTTGTCTTTTAACCTTGCAACCGTGACACCATTTTCATCCTCCATgattttctcttcattttttgaTCTCAGGAACACTTGTTCTCCACCACAAACTATGAACAATTCACAGAATGATGGTTTGTGCTGGTGAACATAGAACAATCCACTTATGGCACTTCTTGATTTCCTAAACCACAcagaaaattcaaaatattaagaACAAATCTAATGGATTTAATTTTATCTAACTTGTATTAAATTTGACccaaacactaataaaaatattggcataataataataataataataataataataaatcttattttaattttatttattattttatcttttttttataaaaaaattgcatgccatttaataaaaagataagtattacaaattttatttctagaagaaaaaaataaaatagtaaataaaaataaaataaaaatttaataaataataataataaattaattaataaattataattagttttaagTTGAAGTAAAATTCCTATTTGAGAGAATAAAACTAATTAGACTAAAACATGAtttaatgagagagagagagagagagagagagagagagagagagagagagagagagagagagagagagagagagagagagagagaatatttaatggaaattaaaaaaattggaaatgATTAAATGAAAGATTACAAGGAGGGCTTCATGAATGAAAAGCCAATGACCAATTTGGTAATTCCAAGGCTAAAGATCAAATCTAGGATGCGCTTTTGGATAGGTTCATCAACTTTCTCAACTTGAAGAATTTCTGCCGGcacctaaaaatatatttttaaaaaatattagaaaatttgAGAGCAATTGAGTTATGTTTATGTATTCAATAATTCaagtactattttttttttccacaCACAAACCTTGGCTTTATCACAATAAGCAATATACTTGGAAAAGAGCTTCTTGATTTTATCTTCTTCATACTTCTTTAGAACTTCAAGCTTCTCTTCATTCACAGATCTTGCTGGAAGTTTCCCAACTGCAAATTAAACAGAATCATCACAAAATTTAAGAGAATCCCACTTGAAATACagagaaaactaaagaaaagaaaagaaaaaatttcaagGAAAAAAGCTCAAAATAACTTACATGGTGTAGAAACATAATCATTGGAGAAGTTGTGAGCAACATGGAGAATAACAATAGAAATTGGATGAGAATTATTATTGTTCCAATTCTTGAGAACCCAATTCAAAACCTTGAATCCATCTTGCACATcaattccaacaccaacataGACTTTTTCCCTCTGAATTTCATCCATTTGTTGATTGTAATTACCAACttaatcaagaagaagaagaagaaaagaagttgCAGCTAACAACTTAACCCAACATGCTACTAATTAATTAAGCTAAGATTCTAGACTCTAATAACATATGACTATGTTAATATTTGAGTATGAAAGTATGCATATGAGTGTAAAGGAAAACAAAGAAAAGGGTTGGCATATACATCATCAATTTCGAAGCTAAGATTTCATTTGTTATGAAATTTTCTTTGGTTTAAAACTCATATATATTACATTAATGCTTAGTTTTTTATATATAAGGAATTTTCCAAGCGAAGAGATGAAGGAGACGGCCAACTTTGGACTTTTGTATATGGCATGTCATGTTtggaaattttaattaattaattaattaatttggtagGTCCCTTTATCAATTATCATCATCTCTGCCATTTGTATATTTCATCAGTCATCATTTCCATGGCTTTTGACAAGAATCTACTTTTGTTTTCCTCTCTCTTTTGGATTATAAACTAAAAGTTGCAGTGTGAACTTACTAGCTCCATATTTAAGACTTTATTGATTATCATTTGGTTATTTTGTTGTCTCATGAAATTAaccaaaaaagtaaaaataaaaaagttgtgtTTAAAAGTGTTTGTTTAGACGCtattaaatcgataaaaaatatctcttttaattaaaaaatatttttaatttatttgacaaatttttaatagtaaaaataaaattattagaaaaataaaaaaattatctttttaaaaaaattacaatttacatatttttttaaaaggtttttttcttaaaaataaaatatttttcacataataaataaatacaaaagtatttttattttattttatctaaatataattgataaataaaaaaatctttatatgaaatatccaaacataaacATTAAACAAGATCTAACTCAAAAGTGTTCAAGTTACggcaaaaataaaaatgattaacaaCCCATTTATACTTGCATTTTGGAGATACGATTCAAGATGCAGAAATATCATTCTGTAAAGACGAGATATGTGTACAAAGATCTCGTTCTTTCTACAGCCAAGATATATAAGACAAgagaaaaacatatttttttggaTCATGTCTATATCATAAATattatacttattttatttatttaaaaattaaaaaaatagaaagcgAAAATATGATATTAATACACTTAAAATCGTTATAAAATAAAAGGTAGTTATAATTAATTGTTAGATTATAATagttgaaaaattaataaattattggttaaataatatttctctttcagTTTTACGTGTCTTGCGTGCCTAATGAAAGTGCAAGTTTCGTTTTAAGGGTCTAAATGCACTTATGTGTTTTTGGGTGCTTGTTAGTTGTTACCAATGAAACAAAGCCCAACCGTAGAGCCTATTTTTATAAAAgggccttctctctctctctctttttttttttcaatcaaatacaagagtgtcaaaaacgggtaGAATCTGTTGCTTTCGGATCGACCCGCTGAACCCACCGAAAGAGTCGGTCAGATTAGGAGTCGGTGAAATTCAAAAAATCCACCAAATTCGCAGGTTTTTGTAGGTTGGGTGGATCGGCTCGTGTGACCAAAggttattttatctttcttttaataaaaaaattattagtactacaaaaattaaaaattatataattttaaaatatatttttttattcttctttttgttattaattttatttattttattttattttatattttcatatatatattcaaattatgtgaattatttcttaaaataaagataattttattgattgGTATTGTCTTAAACaattctattaaaattaaaattttaagagaatagtaaaaaaattatatagtaatttaattattttttattattattttacatcaatttcagttaattttattaattttttattaaaattttgtttgaacAAGCTTCTAATCTACTAATccgctataaaaataaaataggctaACACTTTAAATTCATTTCATTTGGTAGCGAGACTTTAGTAGGATGAGGCAGAACGAGACGACTCTCTACTTTGTCACCCTTAATTAGACTGAAAATCtagattaatttaatataatatttttatttcgtTGATAATTTGTTTTTTAACTTAACCTTTAATAAAAGTGAcacattgacaaaaaaaaataaaataaaaacagtatATTCCGTTGACATTTGATTCATTAAAAATATTTGGTAttggagaaataaaaaaaactccGATTATACTTTAGGATCTAGGTAAAAGGTAATTGTTAAGAGGAGAAATATATGGTAAAGATGTTGTTTTAAAGATGTGCTTACGTGGCAAAATTTAGACCACTCATTCTAAAACTACACTTTTAACTTAAAACCGTAACTCTTCACatagaaaagcgtcacctaatggaaaaaagtaaattagaagatttaagagaagaaataattaaattatcaaaactaatagatcaaaaattaatgattttaaccaatgttaattgtaatgacactgaattcttaaaatcaatacaaaatgatttttctcaaaatctttattttactataagttttattgaaggacttcaaaaacctgaaaaaacttatttttcacatggaatttctaaaaaatgctaccatggaaatgattccccacatcttcatcatacttttaacccacaattaaattctatagtagatatgcttgaagaaatattagtatccataaaatttcaaagaaataaggaaaaagagaatcccaaagaagaaaaatttcaaaatataatcagcATAATagacttaaaagtaaaaccaccattgaaattatgaatattgaagaaaaattagaagaagttacaatgctttttaaacaattaaaaatggctcaagaaaataatattatggaacgtggttttcaaatagaagaagaattagtaaattctgaaaacatagaaaatgaagaacacattctagattattcaagtgacgaagaaccagcaattccaatacaagtaaaaaatgaagctggaacatctaaggataatcaatctcaatgggaaacaagttttgataattatgcctttaaaaaagggtttataaataaagattcaaaatacacaaaaataccatcaaaatacgttcctaaaatccaggaaatggaaggagaaagaatgctcgacttagactgtaaaaagaatgaaaaagaaattttcgaaaattggttgaattcctttttattagaagcttttactaatccaaagcttagtgaattatctggaagagatatttggaattacatagggtttcatactaaaggaactataagagattatatgacatcaatagaaaaccaaataatagaagatttagcaacaaaaacaacagcttacgataagatattatatataatgatgattctatataaagaattttttggaaaaaatattttagatcatagacaagaagtctataataaagaatatcaagaagcaaaaaaccatctagctaatattcagatatatgatctatgtaatgtagagtcttatatatgtgaatatagaatacattattacaagttaaaagaagaagataaaaatcattatcttagtatgtatataacaaaacttccatatcctgctaatgaatttataatgggaagatttataagagaaataaatagaggaacaattgaaaataattttggtggagcaacctctgcaataagagaggaaataaatgaacgttgtatgcaagaagcaactcaaaaaagatttgcaaatataattagaatttgctatcaggataatgaagagatacctcaaaaatatggtcttaataaaaattttcaaagaaaaagaaaatatcaatttagaagaagaaaatactatccaaaatggagaaaaaagagatattttaggaaagaaaataacaataaaaacaaaagacaaagaaataactattgcccgaataaaaaagaaaattgtaaatgttggtattgccaagaagaaggacactacgcaaatgaatgcccaaaaaagaataataaaaaggatcttactaaacaaatagaaattgctaagtcttgtttcatggaaccattagaagaatctgatgataacttagactatatttttgaatatgtctcagaaacagactcagagactgagtaataatgctacatttattactataaaaataacagaaaaatttataaatgctttcatagattctggagcaacacaatgctttgctaattcaaatataaaacttgattggaaaaaattaaagaaaccattaagagttagaatagctgacaaatcaatacataaaattgaccaaaaagcagagatggttgaaatttttattcaaaattataggttcattgttccatctatatatatgttagattctggaatggattttatcataggaaataactttttaaagctatatcatccattcattcaagaattaacatatatagttttaaaagctccacaggattcttcaataaatcaaaaatcaaaacgtataaaaataccaactactactatagataagatcttaaaatttaaaatattttatatattagaaacatgttatttaaatctatactttcagataaatattccaaaaaataatcttgaaataaagatagaagaacttttggatgaaatttgtgctgaaaatcctttagatattaaaaatacaaataacgaattagtaagcattaaattaaaagatcccacaaaagagataaatgttccaaataaaattccttattccgcaagagatagagaagaattCTCACtagaatgtaaagatcttttggaaaaaggaattataagattaagtaaaagtcctcatgcggctccagctttttacgttgaaaacaataatgaaattaaaaggggaaaacgaagaatggtaataaactataagaaaatgaatgaagcaactattggtgatgctcataaacttccaagaaaagattctattttagaacaaatcaaaggagcaacttggttttcatctcttgatgcaaaatcaggatattggcaacttcgtttagacgaagaaacaaagaaattaactgcttttacttgcccaacaaaagaatcaacaagtgtgttgctctatgaatggaatgtattaccattcggattgaaataagccccaggtatttatcaaagatttatggaagaaaatctaaaggaattaaattaatttattttagtgtacattgatgatatactaatttttacaaaacaggataaagaagatcatcttcaaaaattattaatagttttagaaagatgtaaagaaaaaggattagttattagcaaaaagaaagcaagaatagcaaaacaagaaatagagtttcttggattaattttatccactcaaggaaagctaaaacttcaaccaaatgttctagaaaaagtaaacttatttcctaataaaatagaagatagaaaacaattacaaagatttttagggtgtataaactatatttctgatcaaggattcttaaagaatataacagaatatactaaaagcttatttccaaaaataagtactaaaaaagaatggaaatgggatgaaaaagatagtatgcaaattcaaagaattaaagaattatgtgaaaaacttccagaactttatattccagaagaaaatgactacttaatagtagaaacagatgcctcagacataacctggtcaggatgtctaaaagctaagaaagctataaaaagcttggaacaagaaaaagaatcactagattctaaatatcccccaaaggaattactttgcaggtatatttcaggaacttttactccaacagaacagagatataccactgatgaaaag
Encoded here:
- the LOC112747337 gene encoding nucleobase-ascorbate transporter 11-like isoform X2; translated protein: MDTGFNAEPVERGEALRKRYGGGGGGGAAPPVAGRVDPFVPRSEHSPRELRSWAKRTGFVSDYSNEVGSTSASEKFEPLERNNLHRGSSPKIEIDPILGRLRNNSGNEIQPASHGRATTTRTENVNGNSNGDGNGVALGIGRRGNENEPVLAMAPDGERKVGLRGNGNANANGMVNRDGNGHGTSVVTPVPEQKEEEDVEGDVAQGDFKVNLYPEGEEPVDGGGWPGPEELKCRLTENPGFVYLFYYGLQHYLSLAGSLVLIPIVMVPAMGGTDKDTATVISTMLFLSGITTILHSYFGTRLPLVQGSSFVYLAPAFVIANAQEYRNLTEHKFKHIMRELQGAIIIGSMFQSLLGFSGLMSLLLRLINPIVVAPTVAAVGLAFFSYGFPQAGTCIEISIPLIALVLIFTLYLRGISIFGRHLFRIYAVPLSAIIIWIYASFLTAGGAYNYKGCDPNIPSSNILLDACRKHAYTMKHCRTDVSNALSTAAWVGTYRTTSLQVNLRSPTPGVVSRGIALEGFCSILAGIWGSGTGSTTLTENMHTIDITKVGNRRVVELGAAFLILFSFMGKVGALLASIPLALAASILCFMWALTVALGLLTLQYCQSTSFRNTAIVGVSLFLGMSIPSYFQQYQPESILILPSYLVPYAAASNGPFHSGFKQLDFAINALMSMNMVVTMLVAFILDNTVPGSQQERGVYVWSRAEDFAADPSLPSEYSLPKKFAWCCCGLKCLGV
- the LOC112747337 gene encoding nucleobase-ascorbate transporter 11-like isoform X1 translates to MDTGFNAEPVERGEALRKRYGGGGGGGAAPPVAGRVDPFVPRSEHSPRELRSWAKRTGFVSDYSNEVGSTSASEKFEPLERNNLHRGSSPKIEIDPILGRLRNNSGNEIQPASHGRATTTRTENVNGNSNGDGNGVALGIGRRGNENEPVLAMAPDGERKVGLRGNGNANANGMVNRDGNGHGTSVVTPVPEQKEEEDVEGDVAQGDFKVNLYPEGEEPVDGGGWPGPEELKCRLTENPGFVYLFYYGLQHYLSLAGSLVLIPIVMVPAMGGTDKDTATVISTMLFLSGITTILHSYFGTRLPLVQGSSFVYLAPAFVIANAQEYRNLTEHKFKHIMRELQGAIIIGSMFQSLLGFSGLMSLLLRLINPIVVAPTVAAVGLAFFSYGFPQAGTCIEISIPLIALVLIFTLYLRGISIFGRHLFRIYAVPLSAIIIWIYASFLTAGGAYNYKGCDPNIPSSNILLDACRKHAYTMKHCRTDVSNALSTAAWVRIPYPLQWGVPIFSFRTCIIMIIVSLVASVDSVGTYRTTSLQVNLRSPTPGVVSRGIALEGFCSILAGIWGSGTGSTTLTENMHTIDITKVGNRRVVELGAAFLILFSFMGKVGALLASIPLALAASILCFMWALTVALGLLTLQYCQSTSFRNTAIVGVSLFLGMSIPSYFQQYQPESILILPSYLVPYAAASNGPFHSGFKQLDFAINALMSMNMVVTMLVAFILDNTVPGSQQERGVYVWSRAEDFAADPSLPSEYSLPKKFAWCCCGLKCLGV